The following DNA comes from Rhizobium lusitanum.
AATCAATTGGGCGATATCATTCGTAGCCTGATTGGGAAATGCTCCTTCCAGGCTCGCACCGGCATTGTTGACGAGAATTCCGATCTGACGATCGTCGCGCAGACGCGTTTCCACCGCCGCCAGTTCATCGGAATTGGTGACATCGGCCGGCAGAATGTCGATTGTTACGCCGGTTTCCTCGCGAAGTCGCGCCGAGAGAGCCACCAGTCTTGCCTTATTGCGCGCGACCAGTACGAGATTGTGCCCACGCCGGGCGAACCGTTCTGCATATGTGGCTCCAATACCAGAGGACGCGCCGGTGATAAGGACGGTGGGAGTGTCAGCCATTGTCTTGTTCTCTTTCGAATGAGTGTTATATAATTATGATGATGAACCTAATTATGACTTTAAAGTGATGGCTATCATAAAAAAGTCAATGGCAGAGATGGAGAAATCTCGAAATGAAAATCAGTCGCGAACAGATGGCCGAAAACCGCCAAAGGATCCTGGAGGTCGCAAGCCGGCTGTTTCGGGAGAAAGGATTTGAGGCCGTCGGCGTCGCCGAGGTCATGAAGGCCGCGGGACTGACGCATGGGAGCTTCTACGGTCATTTCAGCTCCAAGGACGACCTGATCGTCCAGGCGCTTGCGCACGCGCTTGGCCAACGCAACGGAGCGACACTTCCTCTTGGTGCCTACATGGAGGAGTATCTTTCGCCACGCCATCGCGACAACAGGGCCGGTGGCTGCCCGATTTCCGGACTTGCCGCTGACACGCTGCGCCAGACCCCGGAGGCCCGTGCGGCGGTGACGGATGGAGTGCGGGCACAGCTCGACTGGATGAGCGAGAAGGTCGAAGAGCCAACCGAAGCCGACCGCCGCCGCCGGGCCATTGCAAGCTGGTCGGCGATGGTCGGGGCAACGATCCTGGCACGGGCTATGGTCGATCCCGCCTTGTCGAAGGAGATATTGATGGAGACGCTCGCCTGGATCGATGAC
Coding sequences within:
- a CDS encoding TetR/AcrR family transcriptional regulator, with the translated sequence MKISREQMAENRQRILEVASRLFREKGFEAVGVAEVMKAAGLTHGSFYGHFSSKDDLIVQALAHALGQRNGATLPLGAYMEEYLSPRHRDNRAGGCPISGLAADTLRQTPEARAAVTDGVRAQLDWMSEKVEEPTEADRRRRAIASWSAMVGATILARAMVDPALSKEILMETLAWIDDEHHRPASALSDSQ